Proteins encoded within one genomic window of uncultured Desulfobacter sp.:
- the trkA gene encoding Trk system potassium transporter TrkA has product MKIVIIGAGGVGYNIAGRLALESKNVVVVDVDAHATRKIAEDLDVKVVTGSGSNPDTLREAGIVDADILLAVTDSDEINIVSCLIANQISPMTRKLIRLRNEGFIPFHNSLKNAPPHIDNIINPEAEVVKTIRKLMTIPGAVDKGEFVNGRVKYVGMRLSKNSPIAGMELADFHHVFGQDRPLLAAIIRGNKVIVPRGKDTSMAGDLIYFVCDTEKLEKTLNLLGVTVKPVKSVLIVGGGRIGAKLSRSLEQDNIQVKIVESSIDRCNDLSMQMGKTVVLHGDGGDQKLFMEENISQMDAVVSVTNDDETNILVSLLAKNMGVDNTITRISKASYYPLLSTIGIEKVVSPRVSAVSSILQDIRQGNVISDISIFGEQGEFIEAVALASSPITKGPIKEISFPKGTLLVCIIRQDEIIIPMGDNKVEAGDRIILFAIQAAVKKLEKMLTVKLGFF; this is encoded by the coding sequence TTGAAAATTGTGATAATCGGTGCCGGTGGCGTAGGTTACAACATTGCCGGCCGGTTGGCCCTTGAGAGCAAGAATGTCGTGGTGGTCGATGTCGACGCACACGCCACCAGAAAAATTGCTGAAGACCTGGACGTCAAGGTGGTAACAGGATCGGGCAGCAACCCGGATACCCTGCGGGAGGCAGGAATTGTTGATGCGGATATTCTTTTAGCCGTCACAGACAGTGATGAAATCAATATTGTATCCTGCTTGATTGCCAACCAGATTTCGCCGATGACCCGAAAACTGATCCGTCTGCGCAATGAAGGATTTATCCCCTTTCATAATAGTTTAAAAAATGCCCCCCCGCACATTGACAACATAATCAACCCCGAAGCCGAGGTTGTCAAGACCATCAGAAAATTAATGACCATTCCAGGTGCGGTGGATAAAGGCGAATTCGTTAACGGTCGAGTTAAATATGTAGGCATGCGGCTATCAAAAAACTCCCCTATCGCCGGAATGGAATTAGCGGACTTCCATCATGTTTTTGGACAAGACAGGCCTTTACTGGCCGCCATTATCCGGGGCAATAAAGTTATTGTACCCCGGGGCAAAGACACATCAATGGCAGGGGATCTGATCTATTTTGTATGTGACACTGAAAAACTTGAAAAAACGCTAAATCTTTTAGGTGTAACGGTCAAACCGGTCAAAAGCGTACTAATCGTGGGCGGAGGCCGGATTGGTGCCAAACTCAGCCGTTCCCTTGAGCAGGACAATATTCAGGTCAAAATCGTGGAGTCCAGCATAGATCGGTGCAATGATCTTTCCATGCAAATGGGAAAAACAGTGGTACTTCATGGCGACGGCGGAGACCAGAAACTATTCATGGAAGAAAACATCAGCCAAATGGATGCTGTGGTCTCGGTGACCAATGACGATGAGACCAATATCCTTGTATCCCTTTTGGCAAAAAATATGGGGGTTGACAACACCATTACCCGTATCAGCAAAGCAAGCTATTATCCGTTATTGTCCACTATCGGCATTGAAAAAGTAGTCAGTCCAAGGGTTTCGGCGGTTTCTTCAATCTTGCAGGATATACGCCAGGGCAATGTAATTTCGGACATCTCTATTTTTGGTGAACAAGGAGAATTTATCGAAGCGGTTGCATTGGCATCCTCGCCTATTACCAAAGGCCCCATTAAAGAGATCTCTTTTCCTAAAGGCACCTTGCTTGTCTGTATCATCCGCCAGGATGAGATCATTATTCCCATGGGAGACAACAAGGTAGAGGCAGGCGACCGAATCATTTTGTTTGCAATCCAGGCGGCAGTGAAAAAGCTTGAAAAAATGCTCACAGTAAAGCTTGGATTTTTCTGA
- a CDS encoding TrkH family potassium uptake protein, with the protein MRWPFIIRIIGVLLFVLGLSMALPLSCSLFFKDGAHQGHLIAMAVTTIMGAIMMFTSKKAGSHDYINQREGIAVVALGWFGIGLFGALPFFLAPDFSNFTDAFFESVSGFTTTGSSIMTNIEGAAPSILFWRSLIQWLGGMGIIVLSLAILPFLGVGGIQLYKAEVPSPVPDKLTPRLSDSAKILWIVYAGMTFLLILFLCFGGMNLFESVCHALTTLPTGGFSPKNLSIAHYDSAYFDYIITFFMLLAGINFSLHYQILRGNSLAFWKDAECRFFLCAVLVGTLIITLNTWGPLYDNFSKAFRYAIFQVVSIVTTTGYATADYELFPGLSQVLLFFGMFIGASAGSTGGGMKCARIMVCVKYCYRELFKLIHPRSVSHIKLNNTLVPEDLLRSILGFIALYILIFVIATALLSSLGVDLLTSLGAVASCIGNIGPGFGTVGPAENFAHLPQAGKWLLSWCMLAGRLEIYTVIILIVPEFWKK; encoded by the coding sequence ATGCGCTGGCCATTTATCATACGCATTATCGGGGTCCTTCTCTTCGTACTTGGTCTTTCCATGGCCCTGCCTTTGAGCTGCAGTCTATTTTTCAAGGATGGCGCCCATCAAGGCCACCTTATAGCCATGGCAGTGACAACAATTATGGGTGCGATAATGATGTTCACTTCAAAAAAAGCCGGCAGCCATGACTATATCAACCAGAGGGAAGGCATCGCTGTTGTGGCATTAGGATGGTTTGGCATTGGTCTTTTCGGTGCCCTGCCCTTTTTTCTGGCCCCGGATTTTTCCAACTTTACAGATGCATTTTTTGAATCCGTGTCCGGATTCACCACCACAGGCTCTTCTATAATGACCAATATTGAAGGGGCGGCACCCAGCATTTTGTTCTGGAGAAGCCTGATTCAGTGGCTGGGCGGCATGGGCATCATCGTGCTCTCCCTGGCTATCTTGCCGTTTTTAGGGGTGGGCGGAATTCAGCTGTATAAAGCCGAGGTGCCAAGTCCGGTACCTGACAAACTGACCCCAAGATTATCAGATTCTGCCAAAATCCTCTGGATCGTGTATGCAGGCATGACGTTTCTGCTCATTCTGTTTCTTTGCTTTGGCGGAATGAACTTATTTGAATCGGTCTGTCACGCCCTGACCACCTTGCCCACCGGTGGTTTTTCACCCAAGAACCTTTCTATCGCACACTATGATTCAGCCTATTTTGATTATATAATTACCTTTTTTATGTTGCTTGCAGGTATCAACTTTTCTCTGCACTACCAAATATTGCGTGGTAATAGCCTTGCGTTCTGGAAAGACGCCGAATGCAGATTTTTTCTATGCGCGGTGCTTGTGGGCACCCTGATCATCACACTGAACACCTGGGGTCCACTATATGACAACTTTTCCAAAGCCTTCAGGTATGCCATATTCCAGGTGGTTTCCATTGTCACCACCACAGGCTATGCCACGGCTGATTATGAGTTATTTCCGGGCCTATCGCAGGTGCTGTTATTCTTTGGCATGTTCATAGGCGCCAGTGCCGGTTCCACGGGCGGCGGCATGAAGTGTGCCAGAATTATGGTCTGTGTTAAATACTGCTACCGGGAATTATTCAAGCTGATCCACCCCCGAAGCGTCAGCCATATCAAACTGAACAACACCCTGGTCCCCGAAGATTTGCTGCGCTCCATCCTGGGATTTATTGCTTTATATATTCTGATTTTTGTGATAGCCACGGCGCTTCTATCCTCACTGGGTGTAGATCTTTTGACCTCGTTAGGCGCGGTAGCTTCGTGTATCGGCAACATCGGACCAGGCTTTGGCACAGTGGGACCGGCAGAAAATTTTGCCCACCTGCCCCAGGCCGGTAAATGGCTTTTATCCTGGTGTATGTTGGCAGGACGACTGGAAATTTATACTGTAATCATACTTATAGTCCCCGAATTCTGGAAAAAATAA
- a CDS encoding SLC13 family permease, which translates to MTTGNTDAAKTQLDWKRILFILIGLTLFAIVNFSPAWPDAVDPTGKHFTLSAQGKGALAIFLLAGTWWVFEVVPIGVTSLALGAFQVLFAVRTAKEALKDFMTPSVLFIFGSLVIGMVFTKTGLTKRLAYKMLAVVGEKTSMIYLGCFVVTAALTHIMAHTAVAATMFPLLMTIYSMYTDEPGPTKFGKGLFIGMAFVAGAGSIVTLLGAARGAVAIGFFKDIVGRDVSFFELTYYMFPVGWAMTFILWGFFMIFCKPEKKTIPGIKEKAKSLEKAMGGITKQEILAGSIIFLAIAIMSVKQFIPAIASLDKNAIMLVATVLFFIFNILDIKDLETIPWNIILLFGGAMSIGFCLWETGAAEWLAINWLTMFQKANYFVFILSIAFFVMIMTNFIMNVAAIAISLPVALVIAPYLNVAPEVILFASLVTAGMPFLLLVGAAPNAIAYDSRQFTTGEFFMYGIPASIILMVIVALSIFLWKIMGMPITTM; encoded by the coding sequence ATGACAACTGGAAATACAGACGCAGCAAAAACACAATTGGACTGGAAAAGAATCCTGTTTATTCTGATCGGCCTCACCCTGTTCGCTATTGTCAATTTTTCCCCGGCATGGCCGGATGCCGTAGACCCCACAGGCAAACATTTTACACTAAGTGCCCAAGGCAAAGGCGCGCTTGCCATCTTCCTTCTGGCCGGCACATGGTGGGTATTTGAAGTGGTCCCCATCGGCGTGACTAGCCTGGCATTAGGAGCGTTTCAGGTGCTTTTTGCGGTACGTACCGCCAAGGAAGCCCTCAAAGATTTCATGACCCCGTCCGTCCTGTTTATCTTTGGATCCCTGGTGATCGGCATGGTGTTCACCAAAACAGGTTTAACCAAACGCCTGGCGTACAAAATGCTTGCCGTTGTGGGAGAAAAAACCAGCATGATTTACCTGGGCTGCTTTGTGGTCACAGCGGCATTGACCCATATTATGGCCCATACGGCTGTGGCAGCCACCATGTTTCCGCTCTTAATGACCATTTACTCCATGTACACAGACGAACCCGGCCCCACAAAATTTGGTAAAGGGCTGTTCATCGGCATGGCATTTGTTGCAGGCGCAGGATCTATTGTCACACTGTTAGGTGCAGCCCGCGGCGCCGTGGCCATCGGTTTTTTTAAAGACATCGTAGGCCGGGATGTCTCTTTTTTCGAATTGACTTATTATATGTTCCCTGTGGGCTGGGCCATGACTTTCATTCTCTGGGGATTTTTCATGATCTTTTGTAAACCCGAAAAAAAGACCATCCCCGGCATCAAGGAAAAGGCTAAATCTCTTGAAAAAGCCATGGGCGGCATCACAAAACAGGAAATTCTTGCCGGCAGCATCATCTTTCTGGCCATCGCCATCATGTCCGTAAAGCAGTTCATTCCTGCCATAGCAAGCCTGGACAAAAATGCAATCATGCTTGTAGCAACGGTTTTATTCTTTATCTTCAATATTCTTGATATCAAAGATCTTGAAACAATCCCCTGGAATATCATTCTGCTGTTTGGCGGTGCCATGAGTATCGGCTTCTGCCTGTGGGAAACAGGCGCTGCTGAATGGCTTGCCATCAACTGGCTGACCATGTTCCAGAAGGCCAATTACTTTGTATTCATCTTAAGCATCGCGTTTTTTGTTATGATCATGACCAATTTCATCATGAACGTGGCGGCCATTGCCATATCCTTGCCCGTGGCACTGGTTATCGCCCCTTACCTGAACGTAGCACCTGAAGTCATTTTGTTTGCATCCCTGGTAACAGCCGGCATGCCGTTTCTACTGCTGGTGGGTGCCGCGCCCAACGCCATTGCCTATGACTCCAGACAGTTTACCACGGGTGAATTTTTCATGTACGGTATTCCCGCATCCATCATCTTGATGGTGATTGTCGCATTGTCCATATTCTTGTGGAAAATCATGGGGATGCCCATTACAACGATGTAG